One Ostrea edulis chromosome 2, xbOstEdul1.1, whole genome shotgun sequence genomic region harbors:
- the LOC125678231 gene encoding innexin unc-9-like isoform X6, with protein MMDSIIGSVGRVANVKVRNDDDLVDRLNHFYTTGILIIFTVVVSARQYVGDPIRCWCPAEFPGTHVDYTNNICWISNTYYIPLDEMVPPQHQLHLRKEKELNYYQWVPVMLLVQALLFYIPCIIWRILNGQSGINVDRIVSLGSNAQFESPENRVRTIKYLVKHVDRCLSNQRDTRGTCCVQLRHVLSTKLSILCGRRYGNFLVATYMLMKVLYIANAIGQLFLLNEFLGTDYNVYGFQVLDELVSGKEWSGSHRFPRVTLCDFQIRQVTNLQQYTVQCVLPINLFNEKIYIFMWFWLVFVCIFSCYSLTNWIWHMVFPTMRIQYVRKFLKLMDRLGTGPDRKLAARFVMDYLRHDGVFTLRLIGKNSSDIVVAEIVAELWDMYRSKKCIQIRTNNQNIGHETEEADV; from the exons GATGGACAGTATCATTGGGTCTGTTGGTCGAGTAGCCAATGTTAAGGTCCGGAATGATGATGATCTGGTAGACCGACTCAATCATTTCTACACCACTGGCATTCTTATCATCTTTACCGTGGTGGTCAGTGCCCGCCAGTACGTCGGCGATCCCATCCGATGCTGGTGTCCGGCAGAATTTCCGGGTACTCATGTGGACTACACAAACAATATATGCTGGATCTCAAATACTTACTACATACCGTTAGACGAG atgGTACCGCCACAACACCAGCTACATTTGCGGAAAGAAAAGGAGTTAAATTACTATCAGTGGGTTCCAGTTATGCTACTTGTACAAGCGCTCTTATTTTATATTCCATGCATAATTTGGCGGATTTTGAATGGTCAATCTGGAATAAATGTAGATAGAATCGTCAGTCTCGGAAGTAATGCTCAGTTCGAAAGTCCAGAAAATCGAGTTCGAACTATAAAATATCTAGTCAAACATGTTGATAGATGTCTTTCAAATCAACGAGACACAAGAGGCACTTGCTGTGTGCAACTACGACATGTTCTGTCTACAAAATTATCTATATTGTGTGGACGACGGTATGGAAACTTTCTTGTGGCGACATATATGCTAATGAAAGTTCTTTACATTGCCAACGCCATTGGGCAGTTGTTTCTTCTCAATGAGTTTCTAGGCACAGACTACAATGTCTATGGATTCCAGGTATTAGACGAATTGGTTAGTGGAAAGGAGTGGTCTGGATCTCACAGATTTCCAAGAGTGACACTCTGCGATTTCCAGATCCGTCAGGTGACCAATTTACAACAATATACAGTACAATGTGTTCTGCCAATCAATCTCTTTAACGAAAAGATATACATTTTCATGTGGTTTTGGCTCGTGTTTGTTTGCATATTTTCGTGCTATAGTTTAACTAATTGGATCTGGCACATGGTGTTTCCAACGATGAGGATTCAGTATGTGCGAAAATTCTTGAAATTGATGGATCGGTTAGGCACAGGACCGGACCGAAAACTTGCGGCTCGGTTTGTAATGGATTATTTGAGACACGATGGAGTATTCACGTTAAGGTTAATTGGGAAGAATTCGAGTGACATCGTGGTGGCGGAAATCGTTGCAGAATTATGGGATATGTATCGCAGCAAAAAATGTATCCAGATTAGGACTAACAACCAAAACATCGGACATGAAACGGAAGAAGCGGATGTCTGA
- the LOC125678231 gene encoding innexin unc-9-like isoform X4 has translation MIFHLVMDSIIGSVGRVANVKVRNDDDLVDRLNHFYTTGILIIFTVVVSARQYVGDPIRCWCPAEFPGTHVDYTNNICWISNTYYIPLDEMVPPQHQLHLRKEKELNYYQWVPVMLLVQALLFYIPCIIWRILNGQSGINVDRIVSLGSNAQFESPENRVRTIKYLVKHVDRCLSNQRDTRGTCCVQLRHVLSTKLSILCGRRYGNFLVATYMLMKVLYIANAIGQLFLLNEFLGTDYNVYGFQVLDELVSGKEWSGSHRFPRVTLCDFQIRQVTNLQQYTVQCVLPINLFNEKIYIFMWFWLVFVCIFSCYSLTNWIWHMVFPTMRIQYVRKFLKLMDRLGTGPDRKLAARFVMDYLRHDGVFTLRLIGKNSSDIVVAEIVAELWDMYRSKKCIQIRTNNQNIGHETEEADV, from the exons GATGGACAGTATCATTGGGTCTGTTGGTCGAGTAGCCAATGTTAAGGTCCGGAATGATGATGATCTGGTAGACCGACTCAATCATTTCTACACCACTGGCATTCTTATCATCTTTACCGTGGTGGTCAGTGCCCGCCAGTACGTCGGCGATCCCATCCGATGCTGGTGTCCGGCAGAATTTCCGGGTACTCATGTGGACTACACAAACAATATATGCTGGATCTCAAATACTTACTACATACCGTTAGACGAG atgGTACCGCCACAACACCAGCTACATTTGCGGAAAGAAAAGGAGTTAAATTACTATCAGTGGGTTCCAGTTATGCTACTTGTACAAGCGCTCTTATTTTATATTCCATGCATAATTTGGCGGATTTTGAATGGTCAATCTGGAATAAATGTAGATAGAATCGTCAGTCTCGGAAGTAATGCTCAGTTCGAAAGTCCAGAAAATCGAGTTCGAACTATAAAATATCTAGTCAAACATGTTGATAGATGTCTTTCAAATCAACGAGACACAAGAGGCACTTGCTGTGTGCAACTACGACATGTTCTGTCTACAAAATTATCTATATTGTGTGGACGACGGTATGGAAACTTTCTTGTGGCGACATATATGCTAATGAAAGTTCTTTACATTGCCAACGCCATTGGGCAGTTGTTTCTTCTCAATGAGTTTCTAGGCACAGACTACAATGTCTATGGATTCCAGGTATTAGACGAATTGGTTAGTGGAAAGGAGTGGTCTGGATCTCACAGATTTCCAAGAGTGACACTCTGCGATTTCCAGATCCGTCAGGTGACCAATTTACAACAATATACAGTACAATGTGTTCTGCCAATCAATCTCTTTAACGAAAAGATATACATTTTCATGTGGTTTTGGCTCGTGTTTGTTTGCATATTTTCGTGCTATAGTTTAACTAATTGGATCTGGCACATGGTGTTTCCAACGATGAGGATTCAGTATGTGCGAAAATTCTTGAAATTGATGGATCGGTTAGGCACAGGACCGGACCGAAAACTTGCGGCTCGGTTTGTAATGGATTATTTGAGACACGATGGAGTATTCACGTTAAGGTTAATTGGGAAGAATTCGAGTGACATCGTGGTGGCGGAAATCGTTGCAGAATTATGGGATATGTATCGCAGCAAAAAATGTATCCAGATTAGGACTAACAACCAAAACATCGGACATGAAACGGAAGAAGCGGATGTCTGA
- the LOC125678231 gene encoding innexin unc-9-like isoform X5 — protein sequence MRMDSIIGSVGRVANVKVRNDDDLVDRLNHFYTTGILIIFTVVVSARQYVGDPIRCWCPAEFPGTHVDYTNNICWISNTYYIPLDEMVPPQHQLHLRKEKELNYYQWVPVMLLVQALLFYIPCIIWRILNGQSGINVDRIVSLGSNAQFESPENRVRTIKYLVKHVDRCLSNQRDTRGTCCVQLRHVLSTKLSILCGRRYGNFLVATYMLMKVLYIANAIGQLFLLNEFLGTDYNVYGFQVLDELVSGKEWSGSHRFPRVTLCDFQIRQVTNLQQYTVQCVLPINLFNEKIYIFMWFWLVFVCIFSCYSLTNWIWHMVFPTMRIQYVRKFLKLMDRLGTGPDRKLAARFVMDYLRHDGVFTLRLIGKNSSDIVVAEIVAELWDMYRSKKCIQIRTNNQNIGHETEEADV from the exons GATGGACAGTATCATTGGGTCTGTTGGTCGAGTAGCCAATGTTAAGGTCCGGAATGATGATGATCTGGTAGACCGACTCAATCATTTCTACACCACTGGCATTCTTATCATCTTTACCGTGGTGGTCAGTGCCCGCCAGTACGTCGGCGATCCCATCCGATGCTGGTGTCCGGCAGAATTTCCGGGTACTCATGTGGACTACACAAACAATATATGCTGGATCTCAAATACTTACTACATACCGTTAGACGAG atgGTACCGCCACAACACCAGCTACATTTGCGGAAAGAAAAGGAGTTAAATTACTATCAGTGGGTTCCAGTTATGCTACTTGTACAAGCGCTCTTATTTTATATTCCATGCATAATTTGGCGGATTTTGAATGGTCAATCTGGAATAAATGTAGATAGAATCGTCAGTCTCGGAAGTAATGCTCAGTTCGAAAGTCCAGAAAATCGAGTTCGAACTATAAAATATCTAGTCAAACATGTTGATAGATGTCTTTCAAATCAACGAGACACAAGAGGCACTTGCTGTGTGCAACTACGACATGTTCTGTCTACAAAATTATCTATATTGTGTGGACGACGGTATGGAAACTTTCTTGTGGCGACATATATGCTAATGAAAGTTCTTTACATTGCCAACGCCATTGGGCAGTTGTTTCTTCTCAATGAGTTTCTAGGCACAGACTACAATGTCTATGGATTCCAGGTATTAGACGAATTGGTTAGTGGAAAGGAGTGGTCTGGATCTCACAGATTTCCAAGAGTGACACTCTGCGATTTCCAGATCCGTCAGGTGACCAATTTACAACAATATACAGTACAATGTGTTCTGCCAATCAATCTCTTTAACGAAAAGATATACATTTTCATGTGGTTTTGGCTCGTGTTTGTTTGCATATTTTCGTGCTATAGTTTAACTAATTGGATCTGGCACATGGTGTTTCCAACGATGAGGATTCAGTATGTGCGAAAATTCTTGAAATTGATGGATCGGTTAGGCACAGGACCGGACCGAAAACTTGCGGCTCGGTTTGTAATGGATTATTTGAGACACGATGGAGTATTCACGTTAAGGTTAATTGGGAAGAATTCGAGTGACATCGTGGTGGCGGAAATCGTTGCAGAATTATGGGATATGTATCGCAGCAAAAAATGTATCCAGATTAGGACTAACAACCAAAACATCGGACATGAAACGGAAGAAGCGGATGTCTGA
- the LOC125678231 gene encoding innexin unc-9-like isoform X3: MLWSHGHFWMDSIIGSVGRVANVKVRNDDDLVDRLNHFYTTGILIIFTVVVSARQYVGDPIRCWCPAEFPGTHVDYTNNICWISNTYYIPLDEMVPPQHQLHLRKEKELNYYQWVPVMLLVQALLFYIPCIIWRILNGQSGINVDRIVSLGSNAQFESPENRVRTIKYLVKHVDRCLSNQRDTRGTCCVQLRHVLSTKLSILCGRRYGNFLVATYMLMKVLYIANAIGQLFLLNEFLGTDYNVYGFQVLDELVSGKEWSGSHRFPRVTLCDFQIRQVTNLQQYTVQCVLPINLFNEKIYIFMWFWLVFVCIFSCYSLTNWIWHMVFPTMRIQYVRKFLKLMDRLGTGPDRKLAARFVMDYLRHDGVFTLRLIGKNSSDIVVAEIVAELWDMYRSKKCIQIRTNNQNIGHETEEADV, encoded by the exons ATGTTGTGGAGTCACGGACATTTTTG GATGGACAGTATCATTGGGTCTGTTGGTCGAGTAGCCAATGTTAAGGTCCGGAATGATGATGATCTGGTAGACCGACTCAATCATTTCTACACCACTGGCATTCTTATCATCTTTACCGTGGTGGTCAGTGCCCGCCAGTACGTCGGCGATCCCATCCGATGCTGGTGTCCGGCAGAATTTCCGGGTACTCATGTGGACTACACAAACAATATATGCTGGATCTCAAATACTTACTACATACCGTTAGACGAG atgGTACCGCCACAACACCAGCTACATTTGCGGAAAGAAAAGGAGTTAAATTACTATCAGTGGGTTCCAGTTATGCTACTTGTACAAGCGCTCTTATTTTATATTCCATGCATAATTTGGCGGATTTTGAATGGTCAATCTGGAATAAATGTAGATAGAATCGTCAGTCTCGGAAGTAATGCTCAGTTCGAAAGTCCAGAAAATCGAGTTCGAACTATAAAATATCTAGTCAAACATGTTGATAGATGTCTTTCAAATCAACGAGACACAAGAGGCACTTGCTGTGTGCAACTACGACATGTTCTGTCTACAAAATTATCTATATTGTGTGGACGACGGTATGGAAACTTTCTTGTGGCGACATATATGCTAATGAAAGTTCTTTACATTGCCAACGCCATTGGGCAGTTGTTTCTTCTCAATGAGTTTCTAGGCACAGACTACAATGTCTATGGATTCCAGGTATTAGACGAATTGGTTAGTGGAAAGGAGTGGTCTGGATCTCACAGATTTCCAAGAGTGACACTCTGCGATTTCCAGATCCGTCAGGTGACCAATTTACAACAATATACAGTACAATGTGTTCTGCCAATCAATCTCTTTAACGAAAAGATATACATTTTCATGTGGTTTTGGCTCGTGTTTGTTTGCATATTTTCGTGCTATAGTTTAACTAATTGGATCTGGCACATGGTGTTTCCAACGATGAGGATTCAGTATGTGCGAAAATTCTTGAAATTGATGGATCGGTTAGGCACAGGACCGGACCGAAAACTTGCGGCTCGGTTTGTAATGGATTATTTGAGACACGATGGAGTATTCACGTTAAGGTTAATTGGGAAGAATTCGAGTGACATCGTGGTGGCGGAAATCGTTGCAGAATTATGGGATATGTATCGCAGCAAAAAATGTATCCAGATTAGGACTAACAACCAAAACATCGGACATGAAACGGAAGAAGCGGATGTCTGA
- the LOC125678231 gene encoding innexin unc-9-like isoform X2, translated as MTGHHAAIHSRGMMDSIIGSVGRVANVKVRNDDDLVDRLNHFYTTGILIIFTVVVSARQYVGDPIRCWCPAEFPGTHVDYTNNICWISNTYYIPLDEMVPPQHQLHLRKEKELNYYQWVPVMLLVQALLFYIPCIIWRILNGQSGINVDRIVSLGSNAQFESPENRVRTIKYLVKHVDRCLSNQRDTRGTCCVQLRHVLSTKLSILCGRRYGNFLVATYMLMKVLYIANAIGQLFLLNEFLGTDYNVYGFQVLDELVSGKEWSGSHRFPRVTLCDFQIRQVTNLQQYTVQCVLPINLFNEKIYIFMWFWLVFVCIFSCYSLTNWIWHMVFPTMRIQYVRKFLKLMDRLGTGPDRKLAARFVMDYLRHDGVFTLRLIGKNSSDIVVAEIVAELWDMYRSKKCIQIRTNNQNIGHETEEADV; from the exons atgacgGGGCATCATGCAGCTATTCATTCGCGAGGCAT GATGGACAGTATCATTGGGTCTGTTGGTCGAGTAGCCAATGTTAAGGTCCGGAATGATGATGATCTGGTAGACCGACTCAATCATTTCTACACCACTGGCATTCTTATCATCTTTACCGTGGTGGTCAGTGCCCGCCAGTACGTCGGCGATCCCATCCGATGCTGGTGTCCGGCAGAATTTCCGGGTACTCATGTGGACTACACAAACAATATATGCTGGATCTCAAATACTTACTACATACCGTTAGACGAG atgGTACCGCCACAACACCAGCTACATTTGCGGAAAGAAAAGGAGTTAAATTACTATCAGTGGGTTCCAGTTATGCTACTTGTACAAGCGCTCTTATTTTATATTCCATGCATAATTTGGCGGATTTTGAATGGTCAATCTGGAATAAATGTAGATAGAATCGTCAGTCTCGGAAGTAATGCTCAGTTCGAAAGTCCAGAAAATCGAGTTCGAACTATAAAATATCTAGTCAAACATGTTGATAGATGTCTTTCAAATCAACGAGACACAAGAGGCACTTGCTGTGTGCAACTACGACATGTTCTGTCTACAAAATTATCTATATTGTGTGGACGACGGTATGGAAACTTTCTTGTGGCGACATATATGCTAATGAAAGTTCTTTACATTGCCAACGCCATTGGGCAGTTGTTTCTTCTCAATGAGTTTCTAGGCACAGACTACAATGTCTATGGATTCCAGGTATTAGACGAATTGGTTAGTGGAAAGGAGTGGTCTGGATCTCACAGATTTCCAAGAGTGACACTCTGCGATTTCCAGATCCGTCAGGTGACCAATTTACAACAATATACAGTACAATGTGTTCTGCCAATCAATCTCTTTAACGAAAAGATATACATTTTCATGTGGTTTTGGCTCGTGTTTGTTTGCATATTTTCGTGCTATAGTTTAACTAATTGGATCTGGCACATGGTGTTTCCAACGATGAGGATTCAGTATGTGCGAAAATTCTTGAAATTGATGGATCGGTTAGGCACAGGACCGGACCGAAAACTTGCGGCTCGGTTTGTAATGGATTATTTGAGACACGATGGAGTATTCACGTTAAGGTTAATTGGGAAGAATTCGAGTGACATCGTGGTGGCGGAAATCGTTGCAGAATTATGGGATATGTATCGCAGCAAAAAATGTATCCAGATTAGGACTAACAACCAAAACATCGGACATGAAACGGAAGAAGCGGATGTCTGA
- the LOC125678231 gene encoding innexin unc-9-like isoform X8: MDSIIGSVGRVANVKVRNDDDLVDRLNHFYTTGILIIFTVVVSARQYVGDPIRCWCPAEFPGTHVDYTNNICWISNTYYIPLDEMVPPQHQLHLRKEKELNYYQWVPVMLLVQALLFYIPCIIWRILNGQSGINVDRIVSLGSNAQFESPENRVRTIKYLVKHVDRCLSNQRDTRGTCCVQLRHVLSTKLSILCGRRYGNFLVATYMLMKVLYIANAIGQLFLLNEFLGTDYNVYGFQVLDELVSGKEWSGSHRFPRVTLCDFQIRQVTNLQQYTVQCVLPINLFNEKIYIFMWFWLVFVCIFSCYSLTNWIWHMVFPTMRIQYVRKFLKLMDRLGTGPDRKLAARFVMDYLRHDGVFTLRLIGKNSSDIVVAEIVAELWDMYRSKKCIQIRTNNQNIGHETEEADV, encoded by the exons ATGGACAGTATCATTGGGTCTGTTGGTCGAGTAGCCAATGTTAAGGTCCGGAATGATGATGATCTGGTAGACCGACTCAATCATTTCTACACCACTGGCATTCTTATCATCTTTACCGTGGTGGTCAGTGCCCGCCAGTACGTCGGCGATCCCATCCGATGCTGGTGTCCGGCAGAATTTCCGGGTACTCATGTGGACTACACAAACAATATATGCTGGATCTCAAATACTTACTACATACCGTTAGACGAG atgGTACCGCCACAACACCAGCTACATTTGCGGAAAGAAAAGGAGTTAAATTACTATCAGTGGGTTCCAGTTATGCTACTTGTACAAGCGCTCTTATTTTATATTCCATGCATAATTTGGCGGATTTTGAATGGTCAATCTGGAATAAATGTAGATAGAATCGTCAGTCTCGGAAGTAATGCTCAGTTCGAAAGTCCAGAAAATCGAGTTCGAACTATAAAATATCTAGTCAAACATGTTGATAGATGTCTTTCAAATCAACGAGACACAAGAGGCACTTGCTGTGTGCAACTACGACATGTTCTGTCTACAAAATTATCTATATTGTGTGGACGACGGTATGGAAACTTTCTTGTGGCGACATATATGCTAATGAAAGTTCTTTACATTGCCAACGCCATTGGGCAGTTGTTTCTTCTCAATGAGTTTCTAGGCACAGACTACAATGTCTATGGATTCCAGGTATTAGACGAATTGGTTAGTGGAAAGGAGTGGTCTGGATCTCACAGATTTCCAAGAGTGACACTCTGCGATTTCCAGATCCGTCAGGTGACCAATTTACAACAATATACAGTACAATGTGTTCTGCCAATCAATCTCTTTAACGAAAAGATATACATTTTCATGTGGTTTTGGCTCGTGTTTGTTTGCATATTTTCGTGCTATAGTTTAACTAATTGGATCTGGCACATGGTGTTTCCAACGATGAGGATTCAGTATGTGCGAAAATTCTTGAAATTGATGGATCGGTTAGGCACAGGACCGGACCGAAAACTTGCGGCTCGGTTTGTAATGGATTATTTGAGACACGATGGAGTATTCACGTTAAGGTTAATTGGGAAGAATTCGAGTGACATCGTGGTGGCGGAAATCGTTGCAGAATTATGGGATATGTATCGCAGCAAAAAATGTATCCAGATTAGGACTAACAACCAAAACATCGGACATGAAACGGAAGAAGCGGATGTCTGA